Below is a window of Aphelocoma coerulescens isolate FSJ_1873_10779 unplaced genomic scaffold, UR_Acoe_1.0 HiC_scaffold_94, whole genome shotgun sequence DNA.
AGGTTTCTGacctggctggagggaggagggttgtgaaactgaccccaaaattctggagaatttggaagtgggtgggaAGATCCTGTTGCTGATGGGATCCCACAAGAAGTGTGGGACCCCTGTGGGTGAGGCGGTGAGGAATCCATGGTGACATCCCAGCTGACTCTCCTCCATGGAGCCCCTCCAAAAACCCAGTGATTTCCTCAGAATTGTTTCCTCCCTCAACCCCTGTCCACTGTATCCAGGGAGACAGATTCAAATCTgactggtttttttcccaaaattaatGAGAGAAGTCCCAGCTGAGGATTCTGGAGAAGTCTGAGCCCAGCTGCTggacaaaggaaaaacaacttTAAAGAGCTTAAAGAAACCCATCTGGAACTGGGGGAAATAAGGTTTCTTAAAATATACCTGAGCAAATAAGGGGGttgtccttaaaaaaaaaaaaaaaaaaaaaaaaaaagaagaagagaaataatgaaggattttcctgcaaaaaatgttttaaaatgccaGGTAAATAAGGAACAagaatttttccttaaaataggGAGAATAAAAggtttttcccttaaaaaatccctaaaaatagAGAGATTAActttattttaggaaaaaaaaaaaagaagaaaaaaaaaaaaaacaacactaaaaatgagggtattttaaagggaatttttttcctccaaaaaatagAATTTCAGTGTATAAgggcttctttcttcttcctgcaaAAAAAGGCCAAAGTATATAATGAAGATTTTTCTTATCCTTcacaataagaaaaagaaagtccTCAAAATCCCAATTAAACAGGGATAATCTATTTTCTTCCTGATAGTAAAAAAGGAGATAAGGGATCTATActtaaaaaataagtttaaaagtacttttttgttgtttaaaaaaattaaaccagggAGTAGAAGTTGAAAGTTTGGAAAGGGGCAAAAATATCACATATGGTGAGGAGGGATCCAGAGGTGTCTCCAGAACCCCAAAATTATTCAAAAAAGGGCTTCactgtgcttaaaaaaaaaaaatatatatatatatggaggAGCCCAAAATCCCCAACACGTGATTAAATGTCCCTTTCTAAAGAATCCAGGGAAAGCTCAGAGAGACTGGATGGGCGGAAAGTTGGCAAATTACGTGTTTTTGTAGTTTTTGTTTTGATAAAAGAAGGAGCAGGACGAGGTGAAAGCCAGCAATGTTGAGTGTTTGAGCTCATTTTCAGGCTGCAGTTCTTCGCTTCAACGTAATCCAGGTAAGGGAATTTTTATTCTGGTGGGATTTTGGTCATTCCTTGGAATACTGCCTCtttaaaatcctgatttttcaTGGATTTATGGAAGATTTGTCCCTTTAAATGACCtaaaaatgcatgaaaaaatgtaaataatcctaaatttattcagaaaaaaaggcaaaattcctGAATTCAGGcatagaaggggaaaaaattcctcaaTTCATGCACACATATAACAAAAACTTAAGAttcaattaaataaaaatttaataaaatccaAATAAATAGAAGATAAAAATAGCATTCATCTAAAAACTCTATTGAATAAAATGTCAATGCATTTAGAATTAAaagttaaaatgaaattaaataatcacttaaataaaatttttgatCAAAATTCAAgcatattaaattaaaaattcaaaaattaaattttaaaatctgctgaattaaattatattaatgCTTAAAAATGcactaaaataaattaaattaaaaagccAACTTTTCAAATTCTTCAATTCTTTAAAGAAATGGTTAAAATaccacacatacacacagctCCACACacaaaattcctgggaaaagtgTGTGTTTGGTGTtttaatgtggattttttttgcctctgaAACCTCATTTTACTGCATCATCTGTTTTGGGGGAGCATTGttggtttgcttgttttttgggtatttttttaggtttttagtgggtttttttaagttttcctgttttttacAATTATTTTAGGGTCGAGGATGTCACCCACTAGTGTTTTCTTCCTCCTGATTTTAGGTAAAGGTTTGTTTCTGAAAAAGTGTTGTCATTTTCATCCCTGTTGGGAAAATGATTGATCAACTCATTTTCCttcctattttttccccaggttCCATGGTGGACACCAAAACCTCATCTGAAAaaggtgaatttgggggttttgcccCCAAAAAACATTATTTCCACCTAAATCAAAATTTCTCCCACCCACATCATACCATTTTCCCACtattctccccaaaatccatgTGTTCCCCCTGTAATTCCACTGGGGTCATTCCCTTCCACCCCAGTTTCATCATGAAAACCCAGGAGAAGACACATCCATTTTTAGGTAATCAAGACCACGGGAACCACAAATTTGGTGGGTTTGGCCATTTGTTGTTGGGTGAGAATTTGGGGGCAGTTCCCAAATCCTGGTTTTCCCACAGGGTCCCTGCTCTATCCCTATGGACCGCACCAGGGGGATAAAACTAACCCCAAATACGATGATGGGACATCTGAGGAGATCGCCCTCTCTGTTCCCTTTACCTTCTACGGCAAATCCTACCAAACCGCCTTCGTAGGTTACCCCAAGTTCCATATTTTTGGGAgtttcctccattttttcccgattttccctccatttctacttaatttttcctctgtgtatgtgtgtgtcccCAAAATCAACCCTTCTTGAGTTCATAGAGGGATTTGTTCTTGGACGCTGAAACATCTTCAGATGGGTGGGGGATCTTAAGGGGACTGGCGCTGTTGGGGAGGTTGGAGGGacttggggggtcctgaggatgGTGGGTGGTGGTGTGGTCCTTCGTGGTCATATGGCTGGTGAGTCTTGAGGcagttggttggttttgggtggCCCCATATGGGGTGGATCTTGGGGTGCGTTGGTGGGTGTTGTGGGATCACATGGGTGGTGGGTTTTGCGAAGGTCCTGGAAGGGTGGATGTTGGGAGGGTTGGTGGGTGTTGTGGGGTCCTGTGGGTGGTGGGTCtcaggagggtcctgggggttGTGGGTATTGGGGTTTCTATAGATGTTTGATTTTCATGGGGTCCCGTCGGGTGGTGTGTCTTGGGAGGTTGGTGGGTTTTGAGGGGTTCTATGGGTGTTGGGGGATCACGTGGGTGGGGGTTCCCATGGTTGGTGGGTCTTGGGGGAGTCCTGTGGGTGATGGATCTTGGGGAGTTGGTAGGTGTTGGGGGGTCCCTATGGGTGGTGGTTCTTGGGGTGCTTGGAGGGTCCATCTCAAGGACTCCACAGCCCAAGTCAAGGTGTTGCACCCACCTGCTCCTGGTGTCACCTCCAGGTGAACAACAATGGGGTGATCTCCTTCGATGAGCCCGTCAGACAATACACCCCAGACCCCTTCCCTCTGGCGGATGGGCACCCTTTCGTAGCTCCCTACTGGGGGGACGTGGACAATGTGCTGGGTGGGGACATCTTCTACCGCCAGACCACTGACCCAGCGCTGCTGGCAGACATCAGCCAGGATATCACCCAGTACTTCCCCAAAAGCCCCTTCACTGCCACCTGGGCCTTGGTGGCCACCTGGGACCATGTGGCCTACTATGGCTCCACCTCACAAAAGGTGAGGTCCATGGTCCAGGGGGCATGAAGGTCACTGCTTGGCTCTTGTTGACCCACTTGGTGGCCTTGGTGACCCACTTATTTAGACCTCCGTGACCTATTCTTGACTCCCATGACCCATCCTTGACTCCATGACCTTTTCCGTAGGGCAACACCTTCCAGGCTGTGCTGACAAGTGACT
It encodes the following:
- the LOC138102620 gene encoding sushi, nidogen and EGF-like domain-containing protein 1, with translation MSPTSVFFLLILGSMVDTKTSSEKGSLLYPYGPHQGDKTNPKYDDGTSEEIALSVPFTFYGKSYQTAFVNNNGVISFDEPVRQYTPDPFPLADGHPFVAPYWGDVDNVLGGDIFYRQTTDPALLADISQDITQYFPKSPFTATWALVATWDHVAYYGSTSQKGNTFQAVLTSDSKMFYIILNYWDIQWTTGAASDGDAETGLGGTPAHAGFNSGDDTNFYNIPGSQTDAIINITTTSNVKVPGRWVFRVDDFQVTGVDPPKLNNDCWL